The Tubulanus polymorphus chromosome 6, tnTubPoly1.2, whole genome shotgun sequence genome includes a region encoding these proteins:
- the LOC141907271 gene encoding uncharacterized protein LOC141907271 yields MDHKIKDGSKSSASRKKKENNNDVHKDGKKLQNGESKLGKDPYAWEDDQSPEPVTLMSEDDRKRHARNKLEKHRKDKIRGFVNQLIDLLPPILTGKKTQNTNEVLERTVNYVKELKGQNEQLMRNNGDEIQAQEIAQLRRDLEKVTNERDHLDKILEQAGMVGLNSSNLMWQKNRQCSMNAERLMKMASAHKQTDDEANTTNNDDVKINNKPKRNRSGGKTLKTHINESQQNSDFVSLATARSLADQISVVTSHAGFELSGNPALVSPSDSASKLSFVDSNGMLMVSPTAAAQSLFSNVETDSTSKNYASSTGEINEEMMDATACDNNDTALQTLASLATSSQILAGSSSNSDVTMMPGAAAASMSQQGAPVSITGTQVTQSVGMPIMSTDPKSGELTSVVGNLGFPQQQQQQQQSAPGINSNIPIPLMQQNTQQNSAASSLQGTLVMQNGQLLLIKDPVMPLQQQQQQQQMVPPDTAATDVSKTGGKDEKDSNVTDQLVASQQQQQQAGMMFPGGLIPRPPLGQSMLNAAGQQIVPLSNGQFGIVNNAQQQSLPPTILGSHLGIQPTNQIPGLVQPPGSLPQALILPNGQVVPVVTQPNLLFPHSQSANNGIIVPGNSGALMQMPPGGAGMMPGMNLLPSASSMAGGLLMTTSVTTVTTSTVASSSCNSSMQVVSSHQMAPISTAAPSQSNATNTATTNSNRLPTTPSQMLPPIGQPMVMNPATGQPQVLVGQPQLLMNQNQLNPIGMNAFAGQNNLAMPIGQSVVPSSVSTGTDPNRKSTPVSTVAMSGNLVNAATASTSVTSGTPPVSTSSGPTTLRVVSSNGTFLITLPPGVNPQNLIIDPNNLAALQQQGKPGMIPQPATTVTGNVPVSGLSTGVGGKNKKGQRVLMPKPPNLGNGAYIPPITVWPMPMQQQQQQLQQQQSQQQTSEKRTNKSRQTTDGVTAATKQTDKSNDKKSNESGSGSVATDETLETDANSDNTPVTTVTEDILAKAAESIFASSMSDISPTIYDNDDNSLYIDTASTAAVTEPQTDESVAAPIAEPVEPPVVATSKKPADKSRSRKKKSKASKEKLKCDSVEIPAATAVEVEKSVETMPCLISEPVYTTPAPLPATDCSKLGVSDEKHEKIISPSKQQQQQQPAPSMPILVPEVTNITNKQMTKQERKEARRLAKKKRAEEKLAAAAAAAANAATVVTPMVKVDADAPVAMETESDSAKENKNETKIAANEDPGQRLVSDGLPDTITFTESELCDVLDQVENLGLTLQPEEPSPPKPPAVVADTTPNKSRGRKNKSSNRDGQPVSKKRKHNNKSSSSSGAGEFDVDVQDDILPNDTGLQIDLDPPSLEINEQYASPGHVVAPGSTVNASPQIPKTSTTETSNESPQIDQQTIDEDDSAEKENSNNVDSFFDSISDMINPSPPPLTAPSLRETRASSTDIDKTTASVDNLETSLNETNLNILSSIAAEASSTLEAMEQLRKSTEDLRMPPDDKQHDHHHRAESPIHMRPDSPMRIPMDTPMPPVCRSPPPRLNSPPQLQSHSMAIDSPSGLPSPPTTHHLPNQRHDNKIVKHSPVHAANNTMLSPPTSIMSPPGQNLVMKSSPASSSYTSMNPSSLQPDSQSPMSQSGGDRHRHESYGSQNMGPSSIDSALSSQHSVPSHGTSNTTALKHQSAQLATHSGLTAPFLSHSAESLFSPASAPSHRKEPMKAQEPYMDTADVPPQQQSAAPSLPPSVTKASPSKSPVRSSAGNITGNHNNNTSANNSKHSRKQQQQSGGLPSAAASQSNYYSTENLLMSNRHPDSMPPGGGMFNQPQAPPPTASANSNMQNNTACGMQRGGNENNFNMQSFMPNIASDSSCTGPFSMASTLPAFSFSLSGTSTSNPNSLPPQFPFYPLHPSISQQGEPPALNMPPFPPQQQQQQQQQDNRNSSIGPPPPRPTKQSNDPHFNNSNYGSTSPRDSMRNARPNQFMEAVAPPTQGKGPQSSANDFTAMNHNRNDLNSSAPSMNAAGGPPPFIDINQPMMTGPGSSSGSRLANDMNRLPNHYTDLSHARPEMNRNRPPPQQPPAPQQVVPPPKNASRPPNMTPPASRPPASRPVEISSSHRRQSDSGPRLTEIGQSQARLSDIGQSQGPTRMDLNRSPGRVRDSSQSQKRLTEIGQPPAPPRTRSNPTTSQSPQIINSMFYPPSFPNQVSPANQMTSPPLHHPNRRPGHPGDNMRTNCPPNFHPPPPDFNPVLNFGAGGFDPPALELNVRDTPGSGGPSSTTQPNYHPPAPPQASPRTTSKANREANRAKGNTTSSSRQSPANPPAPSKSQKSRSKSKKQAANKPYEMDTNLGNSIFESGRSMTPYFHLGGMPSPPSRNIQGEGPTYLPGNLFPGGPRPLSNANSVQHKNSEMNMNPPFNSLFQTRPQNGLGLNFQPGFGMNPMHPNHPNSPSIPPHSNSLSMPPHLSNFNLNIFSDISNPGQPDSMNISPIKFPHGNPMIPPQPGMEHNALQHHHQGAIYHNRSHPQMLHNMGLFGHGHPDLTGRSMGPAGIAQFHGHGSGPAFGMPGLNFNMHEH; encoded by the exons ATGGATCACAAAATCAAAGACGGAAGCAAATCTTCCGCGAGTAGAAAGAAAAAGGAAAACAATAACGACGTCCATAAAGACG GAAAGAAACTACAGAATGGCGAGTCTAAATTGGGTAAAGATCCCTACGCCTGGGAAGATGATCAGTCTCCAGA ACCGGTGACTTTAATGTCGGAAGACGATCGAAAACGTCATGCAAGAAATAAACtcgaaaaacatcgaaaagaTAAAATCCGAGGTTTCGTGAATCAGTTGATCGATTTATTGCCACCAATATTAACGGGGAAAAAGACGCAG AACACAAATGAAGTGTTGGAAAGAACCGTCAATTACGTGAAAGAATTGAAAGGTCAGAATGAGCAGTTAATGAGAAATAATGGAGATGAAATCCAAG CTCAAGAAATCGCTCAGTTGCGGAGAGATTTGGAGAAAGTTACGAATGAAAGGGATCATTTGGACAAAATTCTGGAGCAAGCAG GAATGGTTGGACTCAATTCTTCCAACCTGATGTGGCAGAAAAATCGACAATGTTCAATGAACGCGGAACGACTGATGAAAATGGCGTCTGCTCACAAACAAACGGACGACGAAGCGAATACGACGAACAACGACGAcgtgaaaatcaataataaaccGAAACGTAATCGATCGGGCGGGAAAACCCTGAAAACTCACATAAACGAATCGCAGCAAAACAGCGATTTCGTATCATTGGCGACGGCGCGTTCGTTAGCCGATCAGATCTCAGTCGTGACGTCGCACGCCGGATTCGAACTGTCCGGTAATCCAGCGCTCGTATCGCCGTCGGACAGCGCGTCGAAACTATCGTTCGTCGACTCGAATGGAATGTTGATGGTTTCGCCGACCGCTGCCGCTCAGAGTTTATTCTCGAACGTCGAAACGGATTCGACCTCGAAAAACTACGCGAGCAGCACCGGCGAAATCAACGAAGAAATGATGGATGCGACTGCGTGCGATAATAATGACACAGCGTTACAGACGTTAGCCTCGTTGGCGACCAGTTCGCAGATTCTCGCCGGTAGTTCGAGTAATTCCGACGTGACGATGATGCCGGgtgcggcggcggcgtcgatGTCGCAGCAAGGAGCTCCGGTGTCGATAACCGGTACGCAGGTTACTCAATCGGTCGGCATGCCGATCATGTCGACCGATCCTAAGTCGGGAGAACTGACTTCGGTCGTCGGTAATCTCGGATTCccccagcagcagcagcagcagcagcaatcgGCGCCTGGCATTAATTCAAACATTCCAATTCCGTTGATGCAACAAAATACTCAGCAGAACTCGGCCGCATCGAGTTTACAAGGTACGTTGGTTATGCAGAACGGACAGTTATTATTGATCAAAGATCCGGTCATGCCtctacaacaacaacagcaacaacaacagatGGTGCCGCCAGACACCGCTGCTACTGATGTTAGTAAAACGGGCGGCAAAGATGAAAAAGACAGTAACGTGACCGATCAGCTGGTAGCAtcccagcagcagcagcagcaggctGGGATGATGTTTCCCGGTGGTTTAATACCTCGTCCTCCGCTCGGTCAGTCGATGTTAAACGCCGCCGGTCAACAGATCGTCCCGCTCAGCAACGGACAGTTCGGCATCGTGAACAACGCGCAACAACAATCGTTACCGCCGACGATCCTCGGCTCGCACCTCGGAATACAACCGACCAATCAAATACCGGGCTTGGTTCAGCCGCCCGGTAGTCTGCCGCAGGCGTTGATCTTACCGAACGGACAGGTCGTACCGGTCGTTACGCAACCGAACTTACTGTTTCCGCATTCGCAATCGGCGAACAACGGAATCATCGTGCCCGGCAATTCCGGCGCGTTGATGCAAATGCCACCAGGTGGCGCCGGTATGATGCCCGGGATGAATTTACTGCCGTCTGCGTCGAGTATGGCCGGCGGATTGCTAATGACGACGAGCGTAACGACGGTGACGACGTCGACGGTCGCTTCGTCGTCGTGTAACTCGTCGATGCAGGTCGTGTCgagccaccagatggcgccgATATCGACAGCCGCGCCGTCGCAATCCAACGCCACAAACACGGCGACGACGAATTCCAATCGGCTACCGACGACGCCTTCGCAGATGCTGCCACCGATCGGACAACCGATGGTGATGAATCCGGCGACCGGACAGCCGCAGGTTCTCGTCGGTCAGCCGCAGTTATTGATGAATCAAAATCAGCTGAATCCGATCGGGATGAACGCGTTCGCCGGTCAGAATAATCTCGCGATGCCAATCGGTCAATCGGTGGTGCCGTCTAGTGTCAGTACGGGAACCGATCCGAATCGAAAATCGACGCCCGTTTCGACGGTCGCGATGAGTGGGAACTTAGTGAACGCTGCTACAGCTTCTACGTCCGTAACGTCGGGAACTCCTCCTGTATCAACTTCTAGCGGACCTACCACTCTCCGTGTCGTCTCTTCTAACGGAACATTCCTCATCACGTTGCCACCTGGTGTCAACCCGCAGAACTTAATCATCGATCCGAACAATCTGGCCGCGTTGCAGCAGCAGGGAAAACCGGGAATGATTCCGCAACCGGCTACGACGGTTACCGGGAACGTACCGGTTTCCGGACTCTCCACCGGAGTCGGcggtaaaaataaaaaaggccAACGCGTATTAATGCCTAAACCTCCTAATCTCGGAAACGGAGCGTATATCCCTCCGATTACAGTGTGGCCGATGCcgatgcagcagcagcagcagcagctacaacaacaacaatctCAGCAACAGACCTCAGAAAAACGGACGAACAAATCACGACAGACGACGGACGGTGTTACCGCGGCGACTAAACAGACGGATAAATCGAACGATAAAAAGTCGAACGAAAGCGGTTCGGGGAGTGTAGCGACGGACGAAACGCTGGAGACCGACGCCAATTCCGATAATACTCCCGTCACCACGGTTACCGAGGATATTCTTGCGAAAGCGGCCGAATCGATATTCGCGTCGAGCATGTCGGATATTTCACCGACGATTTACGATAACGACGACAACAGTTTATACATCGATACGGCGAGTACGGCTGCCGTAACGGAGCCACAAACCGACGAGTCGGTCGCCGCTCCGATAGCTGAACCGGTCGAACCACCTGTCGTCGCGACCAGTAAAAAACCGGCCGATAAATCGCGTTCGCGTAAGAAGAAATCGAAAGCGTCGAAAGAGAAGTTGAAATGCGATTCAGTCGAGATACCGGCAGCGACGGCGGTCGAAGTGGAAAAATCAGTCGAAACGATGCCGTGTTTGATATCGGAGCCGGTTTATACGACGCCAGCACCGCTACCTGCGACTGATTGCAGTAAATTAGGAGTGAGTGACGAGAAACatgagaaaattatttcaccttcaaaacagcagcagcagcagcaaccgGCACCATCTATGCCCATATTAGTACCAGAAGTAACGAACATTACGAATAAACAAATGACGAAGCAGGAGCGTAAAGAAGCTCGTCGTTTGGCTAAAAAGAAAAGAGCCGAAGAAAAACTCGCGGcagccgctgctgctgctgcaaatGCGGCTACCGTAGTCACGCCGATGGTTAAGGTGGATGCGGACGCTCCAGTTGCGATGGAGACGGAATCGGACAGCGCTAAAGAGAACAAAAATGAAACGAAAATCGCCGCGAATGAAGATCCCGGTCAACGGTTAGTGTCCGATGGTTTACCGGATACGATCACGTTTACGGAAAGCGAATTGTGCGACGTTTTAGACCAGGTCGAAAATCTCGGACTGACGTTACAACCGGAGGAGCCGTCGCCTCCGAAACCGCCAGCGGTCGTCGCGGACACGACGCCGAATAAGTCACGCGGTCGTAAGAATAAATCATCGAATCGCGACGGTCAACCGGTTAGTAAAAAGCGCAAGCATAATAACaaatcgtcgtcgtcatctgGGGCGGGTGAATTCGACGTCGACGTTCAAGATGATATTCTACCGAACGATACCGGATTACAAATCGATTTAGATCCTCCGTCGTTAGAGATTAACGAACAATACGCGAGTCCGGGTCACGTCGTCGCTCCGGGGTCGACGGTGAACGCGTCGCCGCAAATTCCAAAAACCTCGACGACCGAAACGTCGAACGAATCGCCGCAAATCGACCAGCAGACAATCGACGAGGACGATTCTGCCGAGAAAGAAAACTCGAACAACGTCGATAGTTTCTTCGATTCGATTTCGGATATGATAAATCCGAGTCCGCCGCCGCTGACGGCGCCGTCGTTACGAGAAACTCGCGCGTCGTCGACGGACATCGATAAAACGACGGCGTCGGTCGATAATTTAGAAACGTCGTTGAACGAGacgaatttgaatattttgtcgaGTATTGCCGCGGAGGCGAGCTCGACGCTGGAGGCGATGGAACAATTGCGAAAATCGACGGAAGATCTGCGTATGCCACCCGACGATAAACAACACGATCATCATCACCGGGCGGAATCGCCGATTCATATGAGACCCGATTCGCCAATGCGGATTCCGATGGATACGCCGATGCCGCCCGTCTGTCGGTCTCCGCCGCCGCGATTGAATTCTCCGCCGCAGCTGCAGTCACATTCCATGGCGATCGATTCACCGTCCGGTTTACCGTCGCCGCCTACGACGCATCACTTACCGAACCAGAGGCACGATAATAAAATCGTTAAACATTCTCCAGTTCACGCGGCCAATAACACGATGTTGTCGCCACCGACGAGTATAATGTCGCCTCCCGGTCAGAATCTCGTGATGAAATCGTCGCCGGCTTCGTCTAGTTACACGAGTATGAACCCGTCGTCGTTGCAGCCCGATTCGCAGTCGCCGATGTCGCAATCGGGAGGAGATCGACATCGTCACGAGTCGTACGGCAGTCAGAACATGGGACCGTCGAGTATCGATAGCGCGTTATCGTCGCAGCACAGCGTACCGTCGCACGGTACGTCGAATACGACCGcgttaaaacatcaatccgCGCAGCTGGCAACTCATTCCGGTCTGACGGCTCCGTTTCTCAGTCATTCGGCCGAGAGTCTATTCAGTCCGGCTAGCGCGCCGTCGCATCGTAAAGAACCGATGAAAGCTCAAGAACCGTACATGGACACGGCTGACGTTCCGCCTCAGCAACAATCGGCGGCGCCGTCTCTACCGCCTTCCGTTACTAAGGCATCGCCGTCGAAATCGCCGGTTCGCTCGTCCGCCGGTAATATCACCGGTAACCATAACAACAATACTAGTGCTAATAATAGTAAACATTCGCGCAAACAGCAACAACAATCGGGAGGGTTGCCATCGGCGGCGGCTTCGCAATCGAATTATTATTCCACGGAGAATCTATTAATGTCTAATCGTCACCCGGATAGCATGCCGCCTGGTGGCGGAATGTTCAACCAACCGCAGGCGCCGCCGCCGACCGCGAGCGCGAATAGTAATATGCAAAACAATACGGCGTGCGGAATGCAACGCGGTGGTAACGAGAATAATTTCAACATGCAATCGTTTATGCCGAATATCGCGTCGGATAGTTCGTGTACGGGACCGTTCAGTATGGCCTCGACGTTACCGGCGTTCTCGTTCAGTTTATCCGGTACGTCGACGTCGAATCCGAATTCTCTTCCGCCGCAGTTTCCGTTCTATCCGCTTCACCCATCGATCTCTCAACAGGGGGAGCCACCGGCGCTTAATATGCCTCCGTTTCctccgcagcagcagcaacaacaacaacaacaagacAACCGTAACTCGTCGATCGGACCGCCTCCGCCGAGACCGACCAAACAATCGAACGATCctcatttcaacaatagtAACTACGGTAGCACGTCGCCGCGGGATTCGATGAGAAACGCGCGGCCGAATCAGTTCATGGAAGCGGTGGCGCCCCCTACTCAAGGAAAAGGCCCGCAGTCGTCTGCTAACGATTTCACGGCGATGAATCATAATCGTAATGATTTGAATTCGTCGGCTCCTAGTATGAACGCCGCCGGCGGACCACCGCCGTTTATCGATATAAATCAACCGATGATGACCGGTCCGGGAAGTTCGTCCGGCTCCCGATTGGCTAATGATATGAATAGATTACCAAATCATTACACCGACCTGAGTCACGCTCGTCCCGAAATGAATAGAAATCGTCCTCCTCCGCAGCAACCGCCCGCTCCGCAGCAGGTCGTGCCACCGCCGAAGAATGCGAGTCGACCGCCGAATATGACTCCACCGGCGAGTCGACCACCCGCGAGTCGACCAGTTGAGATTAGTTCTAGTCACAGACGCCAGTCCGATAGTGGTCCTCGTCTTACCGAAATTGGCCAATCGCAAGCCAGATTATCCGACATCGGCCAATCGCAAGGTCCGACGAGGATGGATCTGAATCGATCTCCCGGTCGAGTTCGCGATTCGAGCCAATCGCAGAAGAGATTGACGGAAATCGGACAACCGCCGGCGCCACCTAGAACTCGCTCTAATCCGACGACGAGTCAGTCACCTCAGATTATAAACAGCATGTTTTATCCACCGTCGTTTCCTAATCAGGTGTctccagccaatcagatgaCCAGCCCGCCTTTACATCATCCAAATCGGCGGCCGGGACATCCCGGTGATAACATGCGGACTAATTGCCCTCCTAACTTCCATCCTCCTCCGCCTGATTTCAATCCAGTTTTGAACTTCGGCGCCGGAGGTTTCGATCCTCCGGCGTTGGAGTTGAATGTTCGAGATACTCCCGGGAGTGGCGGGCCTTCGTCGACGACGCAACCGAACTATCATCCGCCGGCGCCACCGCAGGCCAGTCCGCGAACTACGAGTAAAGCGAACCGCGAGGCTAACCGCGCGAAGGGTAACACTACGAGTTCGAGTCGACAGAGTCCGGCGAATCCACCGGCTCCGTCGAAAAGTCAAAAGTCGCGTTCGAAATCGAAAAAACAAGCCGCAAATAAACCGTACGAGATGGACACTAATTTAGGAAATTCGATCTTCGAATCGGGCCGAAGTATGACGCCGTATTTCCATCTCGGCGGAATGCCTTCCCCGCCGTCGCGAAACATACAAGGCGAAGGCCCGACGTATCTGCCGGGGAATCTATTCCCGGGAGGTCCGCGCCCGCTTTCCAACGCGAATTCCGTTCAACATAAAAACTCTGAGATGAACATGAATCCGCCGTTCAATTCGTTATTTCAAACTCGGCCGCAAAACGGATTAGGTTTGAATTTCCAGCCCGGATTCGGTATGAATCCGATGCATCCGAATCACCCGAATTCTCCCTCGATTCCTCCTCATTCGAACAGTCTATCGATGCCGCCTCATCTGTCGAACTTCAATCTGAATATATTCTCCGATATCAGCAACCCCGGCCAGCCGGATTCGATGAACATATCCCCGATTAAATTTCCCCACGGTAACCCGATGATACCCCCGCAGCCGGGTATGGAACACAACGCTTTACAACAtcaccaccagggggcgatATATCACAATCGATCTCATCCGCAAATGTTACATAATATGGGCCTGTTCGGTCACGGGCACCCGGATTTGACCGGGCGTTCGATGGGCCCAGCAGGAATTGCTCAATTTCACGGACATGGTTCGGGCCCGGCTTTCGGAATGCCCGGATTAAACTTCAACATGCACGAGCATTAA